One genomic segment of Streptomyces liangshanensis includes these proteins:
- a CDS encoding DUF6227 family protein yields the protein MNDPHETTETHLERLLGRALNSFDLPDALVERLDSALAHASSLCSAHHSAGLHRETYRHSYLLTDGSTLTLWELVHNTGRGGAQLHELYADEAEAQLAASRLCRPGSPEAPRLGTPEPLLSAGPPAFDELDFDLLDRLLAAPPTPQPRMYVPDNSPDHARRVLRRAENADRPGEETARLLRTAFAHHITQVFGRQCQVEGKDAGFMLYEHAFLLVDGSEMSLWEVEHTATPDGRHMCEVYGAERVARDVMEARARVR from the coding sequence TTGAACGATCCGCATGAGACAACCGAGACGCACCTCGAGCGACTCCTGGGTCGGGCACTCAACTCCTTCGACCTTCCCGACGCACTGGTCGAGCGGCTCGATTCGGCGTTGGCCCACGCCAGTTCGCTGTGTTCCGCCCACCACAGTGCCGGACTGCACCGCGAAACATACCGACACTCCTACCTCCTCACCGACGGCAGCACCCTGACGCTCTGGGAGCTGGTGCACAACACCGGGCGGGGCGGTGCGCAGCTGCACGAGCTGTACGCCGACGAGGCCGAGGCGCAGTTGGCGGCGTCGCGGCTGTGCCGCCCGGGCAGCCCCGAGGCGCCGCGGCTCGGGACGCCGGAGCCCTTGCTCTCCGCCGGGCCGCCGGCCTTCGACGAGCTCGACTTCGACCTCTTGGACCGCCTGTTGGCGGCGCCACCGACGCCACAGCCCCGTATGTATGTGCCGGACAACTCCCCGGACCACGCCCGCAGGGTCCTGCGCCGCGCGGAGAACGCCGACCGGCCGGGCGAGGAGACGGCGCGGTTGCTGCGGACCGCCTTCGCCCACCACATCACGCAGGTATTCGGGCGACAGTGCCAGGTGGAGGGCAAGGATGCGGGCTTCATGCTCTACGAGCACGCGTTTTTACTCGTTGACGGCAGTGAGATGAGCCTGTGGGAGGTCGAGCACACGGCGACGCCGGACGGGCGTCACATGTGCGAGGTGTACGGGGCGGAGCGGGTTGCGCGCGACGTGATGGAGGCCAGGGCGCGGGTTCGTTAG
- a CDS encoding P1 family peptidase, giving the protein MAANDALTDVAGLRVGHARVAGAAALTGTTVVLAPEGGVVAAVDVRGGGPATRETDALDPRNIVRRIDAVVLSGGSAFGLESAAGVMAWLEERGRGVRVGPDPAQVVPVVPAAGIFDLGRGGDWLIRPDAATGRAAVEAADATGSGAPVAEGGVGAGTGALVGPLKGGVGTASTVLASGITVAALVVANAAGSAVDPLTGVLYGRYFDGPVTYPRAEVHEAAQRRLAALREQAGPPPLNTTLAVVATDAGLDRPQAQKLAGTAHDGIARAVRPVHLLHDGDTVFALATGDRPLADDGPLALNEILAAGADVVTRAIVRAVLAAESVEGAGGMFPSYRELYGLDRPTGQRS; this is encoded by the coding sequence ATGGCAGCCAACGACGCGCTGACCGATGTGGCCGGGCTGAGGGTCGGCCACGCGCGGGTGGCGGGGGCGGCGGCTCTCACCGGGACGACCGTGGTCCTGGCGCCGGAGGGCGGGGTGGTGGCCGCGGTGGACGTACGGGGCGGCGGGCCGGCCACCCGGGAGACCGACGCCCTGGATCCGCGCAACATCGTCCGGCGCATCGACGCCGTCGTGCTGTCGGGCGGCAGCGCGTTCGGGCTCGAATCCGCGGCGGGCGTGATGGCCTGGCTGGAGGAGCGGGGGCGCGGGGTGCGGGTCGGGCCGGATCCCGCCCAGGTGGTGCCGGTCGTCCCGGCCGCCGGCATCTTCGACCTGGGCCGCGGGGGCGATTGGCTGATCCGCCCGGACGCGGCGACGGGGCGGGCCGCGGTGGAGGCGGCGGACGCCACCGGGAGCGGGGCGCCGGTCGCCGAGGGCGGGGTGGGCGCGGGCACGGGCGCCCTCGTCGGCCCCCTCAAGGGCGGGGTCGGCACGGCGAGCACGGTCCTGGCCTCCGGGATCACCGTCGCCGCGCTGGTCGTGGCGAACGCGGCGGGCTCGGCGGTCGATCCGCTGACCGGGGTGCTGTACGGGCGGTACTTCGACGGGCCGGTGACGTATCCGCGGGCCGAGGTCCACGAGGCGGCCCAGCGACGCCTGGCCGCACTCCGCGAACAGGCCGGGCCGCCGCCCCTGAACACCACGCTCGCCGTCGTCGCCACCGACGCCGGGCTGGACCGCCCGCAGGCGCAGAAGCTCGCGGGGACGGCGCACGACGGCATCGCGCGCGCCGTCCGTCCCGTACACCTGCTCCACGACGGCGACACCGTGTTCGCCCTCGCGACGGGCGACCGCCCGCTCGCCGACGACGGGCCGCTCGCCCTCAACGAGATCCTCGCTGCCGGGGCCGACGTCGTGACCAGGGCGATCGTGCGGGCCGTGCTCGCCGCGGAGAGCGTCGAGGGGGCGGGCGGAATGTTTCCCTCCTACCGGGAGTTGTACGGGCTCGACCGGCCTACGGGTCAACGGAGTTGA
- the mscL gene encoding large conductance mechanosensitive channel protein MscL has protein sequence MSKDKESVLAGFKAFLMRGNVIDLAVAVVIGAAFTNVVNSVVKGIINPLVGAFGTKDLNGYQSCLKSPCTTDAAGNVTGIPIMWGLVLSSILTFLITAGVVYFLMVLPMSKFLARRAKNQAAKEEVKEVMEVSELEVLKEIRDTLVAQRGPGNGVPTTRTP, from the coding sequence GTGAGCAAGGACAAGGAAAGCGTGCTGGCGGGCTTCAAGGCCTTCCTGATGCGCGGGAACGTGATCGACCTCGCGGTCGCGGTGGTCATCGGCGCGGCGTTCACGAACGTGGTGAACTCGGTCGTGAAGGGCATCATCAACCCACTGGTCGGCGCGTTCGGCACGAAGGACCTGAACGGGTACCAGTCGTGCCTCAAGTCGCCGTGCACGACGGACGCGGCGGGCAACGTCACGGGCATCCCGATCATGTGGGGACTGGTCCTCAGCTCGATCCTGACCTTCCTGATCACGGCAGGCGTCGTCTACTTCCTGATGGTGCTGCCCATGTCGAAGTTCCTCGCCCGGCGGGCCAAGAACCAGGCCGCCAAGGAAGAGGTGAAGGAGGTCATGGAGGTGAGCGAGCTGGAGGTCCTGAAGGAGATCAGGGACACGCTCGTGGCCCAGCGTGGGCCGGGCAACGGCGTACCCACCACCCGCACCCCCTAG
- a CDS encoding RcpC/CpaB family pilus assembly protein has product MSGPRHRLNRALRRRRRVMAAGLAMTAAALAAGGAGGSVGAPGDTGSRSDNASGAPDAAPPPGTSPRHATAAGPPPVEMASAPVRIADAATVRLLRRGDRVDVIATPTAELDGGEKGAGPRVVAAGARVAEIPEPGEGEGEAELGTPTETGALVVLSVPRATAADLAGASAVSPLAVTLC; this is encoded by the coding sequence GTGAGCGGCCCCCGCCACCGGCTGAACCGGGCGCTGCGCAGGCGGCGGCGCGTGATGGCGGCGGGCCTGGCCATGACGGCGGCCGCCCTGGCCGCCGGCGGGGCGGGCGGATCGGTGGGGGCGCCGGGCGACACCGGGTCCCGGAGCGACAACGCGTCCGGCGCTCCCGACGCAGCCCCGCCGCCCGGCACCTCACCGCGTCACGCGACGGCCGCCGGTCCGCCACCTGTCGAAATGGCCTCCGCGCCCGTGCGGATCGCCGACGCGGCGACGGTACGGCTCCTGCGGCGCGGCGACCGGGTCGACGTGATCGCCACGCCCACCGCCGAGCTCGACGGCGGGGAGAAGGGGGCCGGGCCACGCGTGGTGGCGGCGGGTGCCCGGGTGGCGGAGATCCCCGAGCCCGGTGAAGGGGAGGGGGAAGCGGAGCTGGGGACGCCGACGGAGACCGGGGCGCTGGTCGTTCTGTCCGTGCCCCGCGCCACCGCCGCCGATCTGGCCGGGGCGAGCGCGGTGTCGCCCTTGGCGGTGACGCTGTGTTGA
- a CDS encoding S-methyl-5'-thioadenosine phosphorylase, with product MANAEIGVIGGSGFYSFLEDVTEVEVDTPYGAPSDSLFLGEIAGRRVAFLPRHGRAHDLAPHRINYRANLWALRSVGVKQVLGPCAVGGLVPEYGPGTLLVPDQLVDRTKARTQTYYDGVPLPDGSASKVVHISLADPYCPEGRKSALAAARRHAWEPVDGGTLVVIEGPRFSTRAESRWHAAMGWSVVGMTGHPEAILARELGLCYTSMTLVTDLDAGAETGEGVSHEEVLRVFASNVDRLRTVLFDAVGGLQASETRNCLCAHALDGIDTGLKLP from the coding sequence ATGGCGAACGCGGAGATCGGCGTGATCGGTGGGTCAGGTTTCTACTCCTTCCTGGAGGACGTCACCGAGGTCGAGGTGGACACTCCCTACGGAGCGCCCAGCGACTCCCTCTTCCTCGGCGAGATCGCGGGCCGGCGGGTCGCCTTCCTCCCCCGGCACGGACGTGCCCACGACCTGGCCCCCCACCGCATCAACTACCGCGCCAATCTCTGGGCGCTGCGGTCCGTCGGTGTGAAGCAGGTCCTCGGCCCGTGCGCCGTGGGCGGCCTGGTGCCCGAGTACGGACCGGGCACGCTCCTCGTACCCGATCAGCTGGTGGACCGGACGAAGGCGCGGACACAGACGTACTACGACGGGGTGCCGCTGCCCGACGGAAGCGCGTCCAAGGTCGTCCACATCTCGCTCGCCGACCCCTACTGCCCGGAGGGCCGTAAGTCCGCGCTGGCGGCGGCGCGGCGGCACGCGTGGGAGCCGGTCGACGGCGGAACGCTGGTAGTCATCGAAGGACCTCGTTTCTCGACCCGGGCGGAATCCCGGTGGCATGCGGCGATGGGCTGGTCGGTGGTCGGGATGACCGGACACCCCGAGGCGATCCTGGCTCGTGAACTCGGCCTCTGCTACACCTCCATGACGCTCGTGACGGACCTCGACGCGGGAGCGGAGACGGGTGAGGGCGTCTCGCACGAGGAGGTGCTGAGGGTGTTCGCTTCCAACGTGGACCGGCTGCGCACCGTCCTGTTCGACGCAGTGGGCGGACTGCAGGCGAGCGAGACCCGGAACTGTCTGTGTGCGCATGCGCTCGACGGAATCGACACCGGTCTGAAACTGCCCTGA
- a CDS encoding FmdB family zinc ribbon protein — translation MPTYQYQCTQCGEGLEAVQKFTDDALTVCPACEGRLKKVFSAVGIVFKGSGFYRNDSRGSSSSSAPASASSSTSGSAATKSSSDSKSATAASSSSSGSSSGAGSSSSGSSSGSSSSSSGSSAA, via the coding sequence GTGCCGACCTACCAGTACCAGTGCACCCAGTGTGGCGAGGGCCTCGAAGCGGTGCAGAAGTTCACCGATGACGCCCTCACCGTGTGCCCCGCCTGCGAGGGACGCCTGAAGAAGGTGTTCTCCGCGGTAGGCATCGTCTTCAAGGGGTCCGGGTTCTACCGGAACGACAGCCGCGGCTCGTCGTCCAGCAGCGCACCGGCCTCGGCGAGCTCCTCCACCTCGGGCTCCGCCGCCACGAAGTCGTCGTCGGACTCCAAGTCCGCGACAGCGGCCTCGTCGTCCTCCTCCGGCTCCTCGTCGGGCGCCGGCAGCTCGTCGAGCGGATCGAGCTCCGGCTCGTCGAGCAGCTCCAGCGGCTCCTCGGCCGCCTGA
- a CDS encoding MFS transporter produces MSHTVDTAGRSSDTDTTAAPRPGYGRLLRTPGAWTFLLPGFAARQPFAMLTIGIVLLVEHTSGSYGTAGAVAAVTGVSMALFAPQGGKLADRFGQRAVLVPGVLVHAVSVTALIALALAGAPLWALFAAAVPTGASVPQIGPMVRSRWAAVLGKGNRSSLLPTAAAFESVTDEFTFVIGPVLATALATGVHPAAGLIAEGALTLVGGLLFAAQRGTQPRTAEQRRPGGAGTPARPRASALSVPGIPVLAVAFLGIGSVFGGMQVSLTAFAEEIGKPGSNGVLYGIFAAGNMLAGIVCGAVAWKVGPRRRLLLAYAALTLAASVLWTVHSAPLLAGLGLLVGLCIAPALITGYTLVESLVPPEARTEAFTWLTGAVALGQAAAVTVAGQLADAHGASAGFLVPLAGTALALATLVALRSRLSPKGPGHVAARGMSHRVPVTVD; encoded by the coding sequence GTGTCCCACACGGTCGACACCGCCGGGCGGTCCTCGGACACCGACACCACCGCGGCACCCCGCCCGGGCTACGGGCGGCTGCTGCGCACCCCCGGCGCCTGGACCTTCCTGCTGCCCGGCTTCGCCGCCCGGCAGCCCTTCGCGATGCTGACGATCGGCATCGTGCTGCTCGTCGAGCACACCTCCGGTTCGTACGGGACGGCCGGCGCCGTCGCCGCTGTGACCGGCGTCTCGATGGCGCTCTTCGCCCCGCAGGGCGGCAAGCTCGCCGACCGGTTCGGCCAACGCGCGGTCCTCGTACCGGGCGTGCTCGTCCACGCCGTGTCCGTCACGGCGCTGATCGCCCTGGCGCTGGCCGGGGCCCCGCTGTGGGCCCTGTTCGCGGCAGCCGTCCCCACGGGCGCCTCCGTCCCGCAGATCGGCCCCATGGTGCGGTCCCGCTGGGCGGCCGTCCTCGGGAAGGGGAACCGCTCCTCGCTGCTGCCGACAGCGGCCGCCTTCGAATCCGTGACCGACGAGTTCACCTTCGTCATCGGCCCGGTGCTCGCGACCGCGCTGGCCACCGGTGTCCACCCGGCGGCCGGGCTGATCGCCGAAGGGGCCCTCACCCTCGTCGGCGGCCTGCTCTTCGCGGCCCAGCGGGGCACCCAGCCGCGGACCGCGGAACAGCGCCGCCCGGGCGGTGCGGGCACCCCTGCCCGGCCGCGCGCCTCGGCCCTCTCGGTGCCGGGCATCCCGGTCCTCGCCGTGGCCTTCCTCGGCATCGGGTCGGTCTTCGGCGGGATGCAGGTCTCCCTGACGGCGTTCGCCGAGGAGATCGGGAAGCCCGGGAGCAACGGGGTGCTGTACGGCATCTTCGCGGCGGGCAACATGCTGGCCGGCATCGTGTGCGGCGCCGTGGCCTGGAAGGTGGGCCCGCGCCGCAGGCTGCTGCTGGCGTACGCGGCGCTGACGCTGGCCGCCTCCGTCCTGTGGACCGTGCATTCCGCTCCTCTTCTCGCCGGACTGGGTCTGCTCGTGGGTCTGTGCATCGCGCCCGCACTGATCACGGGCTACACGCTGGTCGAATCGCTGGTGCCGCCCGAAGCGCGCACCGAGGCCTTCACCTGGCTCACCGGGGCCGTGGCGCTCGGCCAGGCGGCGGCGGTCACCGTCGCCGGGCAGCTCGCCGACGCGCACGGCGCGAGCGCCGGATTCCTGGTGCCGCTCGCCGGTACCGCCCTGGCTCTGGCGACGCTGGTGGCGCTGCGCTCACGGCTCTCGCCGAAGGGTCCTGGACACGTCGCGGCGCGTGGGATGAGTCACCGCGTGCCGGTGACAGTGGACTGA